The nucleotide window GAGGGTCCGGAACGGACAGACTGCCGAGCCCCGCTCGACCGCGGGGAGTCCTGCTGCGAAACTGTCCCTCAAGTCGCTGCAGGGGGAGTCTTAGGTGAACGACGGTTCTGTGCTGCCAGAGGACGTGCTGCGTGACGCGCCGACGTACACGCCGCGCGGGCACGAACTCGCCGACCTCGAATTACTTCTCTCCGGCGCATATGCGCCGCTGACCGGATTCCTCGGCCGCGCCGACCTGACGGCACTGCGCCGCCGGGGCCGGCTCGCCGACGGGACACCGTGGCCGGTCGGCGTCACCTGCGAGATACCGGCCGAGCTCGCCACCGGCCTCGACCTCGACGATCCGCTGCGCCGCACGGTGGTGCTCACCGACCCCGAGGGCGCGCCGGTCGCCGCGATCGAGGTGACCGACGCCTGGCCGACCACCGCCGGCATGTACGCGATCGGCGGGGCGGTACGCCGGATGGGCGACGGCGGGCACGGCCCGTTCCAGCGCCTGCGGCGTACCCCGGAGGAGGTGCACGCGCTGCTCCCGCCCGGCCGGGTCCTCGGCGTCATCGCCGACCGGCCGCTGCACCGCCCGCAGCTCGCGCAGATCGCGCACGCCGCGCGCACCCTCGCCGCGCACCTGCTCATCATCATCCCGGTGACCGGCCCGGGCCCCGACGGCCTGCCGCCGGAGGCGCTGGTCCGCGCCATCTTCGCGGCCCGCGACCGGATGCCACCGGCCACGATCGTCGCCGTGCCGCTGATGCCCCGCAACGACGAGATGCGCGACGCGCTGCTGCGCGCCCGGGTCGCCACGGCATACGGCGTCACCCACGTGCTCTCCACCGGGGACATGCTCTCCGGCGCCGGCCTGCGCGTGCTGGTACCCCGCGAGCTGGCCTACGACAACCGCGACGGCCAGTGGCGCTGGCGCGACGACATCCCGCCGCGCAACCGGCGGCTGGCGATGAGCACCGCCGAGATCGAGGACCTGCTCGACCGCGGTTTCCCGCTGCCCGAGTGGCACACACCGCCGGCCGTCGCCAAGGAGCTGACCCGGATGCGCCCGCCGCGGCGGCACCGCGGCCTGGTCGTCTTCTTCACCGGCTTCTCCGGCTCCGGCAAGTCGACGATCGCCCGCGGCCTCGCCGACTCGCTGCGGGAGGACGGCGAGCGGACCGTCACGTTCCTCGACGGTGACGTCGTGCGCCGGGAGCTGTCGGCCGGGCTCGGCTTCAGCCGCGCCGACCGGGACCGCAACGTGCGGCGGATCGGCTGGGTGGCCGCGGAGGTCGCCCGGCACCGCGGCATGTCCATCGCCTGCCCCATCGCCCCGTACGAGGACGCGCGGGCCGCCGTGCGCCGGATGGCCACCGAGGCGGGCGCCGGCTTCGTGCTGGTGCACGTGGCGACCCCGCTCGAGGTCTGCGAGCGCCGCGACCGCAAGGGCCTGTACGCCCGCGCCCGCGCCGGCCAGCTACGCGGCATGACGGGCGTCGACGACCCGTACGAGGAGCCGGCCGACGCCGAGCTGACGCTGGAC belongs to Amorphoplanes digitatis and includes:
- the cysC gene encoding adenylyl-sulfate kinase, whose product is MNDGSVLPEDVLRDAPTYTPRGHELADLELLLSGAYAPLTGFLGRADLTALRRRGRLADGTPWPVGVTCEIPAELATGLDLDDPLRRTVVLTDPEGAPVAAIEVTDAWPTTAGMYAIGGAVRRMGDGGHGPFQRLRRTPEEVHALLPPGRVLGVIADRPLHRPQLAQIAHAARTLAAHLLIIIPVTGPGPDGLPPEALVRAIFAARDRMPPATIVAVPLMPRNDEMRDALLRARVATAYGVTHVLSTGDMLSGAGLRVLVPRELAYDNRDGQWRWRDDIPPRNRRLAMSTAEIEDLLDRGFPLPEWHTPPAVAKELTRMRPPRRHRGLVVFFTGFSGSGKSTIARGLADSLREDGERTVTFLDGDVVRRELSAGLGFSRADRDRNVRRIGWVAAEVARHRGMSIACPIAPYEDARAAVRRMATEAGAGFVLVHVATPLEVCERRDRKGLYARARAGQLRGMTGVDDPYEEPADAELTLDTTDMTVPEAIDVVLAYLVETGWVEPNMK